taattttatctattagtttgtgaagaatACAGGTACTAAGTTTCAGAATTAACCAATCAAgatttatatttcaattttacaatctcattaatttaaaaaataagaagtttagacatctttattattttgttgcgACTACCAAGAGAATATGTGTATTACGTTTCAGAACAATACAATCAAAGCTTTAGGAAAAGGGATGAaatgttcagtgttaaattatttgaaatacaaataattaaataaataaatgttcaaaccaAATCAtttaggttttaaaaaatttaatctttatattatttttgtatatttaacaataataaaaaaatccaccCTAATTTCAACTTTTTCTCCAACAAACATAATTGTAATAACAAGATTAACCAAATGACCCATTTAATTATAGAATAAAAAATGTGGAGGGAAATCCCATTCTGTCATGTGACCGTATCCACAAAAACGTAAACATTGTCGGAGTACACCATGGCCTATTTTCTTAAGTATGTTTTCAGCATTTATggattatttttaatgtgtgtgtctgtgtctgtgtgtgtgtgttaaatggaggCTGAGGGGTgcttggggggtgggggcagcagcgatggtttttatacacccccTCCCCACTTTTTGGCATTTTCTTACGCCGTGCCTTCTTATGACCCAATCATTGGTGTTGTTAGAGACTGGACCCAGACTAGACATGCCTGGACGTTGAATGGATATgagcataactaatttgtttgaaattggaatcattaacaGTGCTCTTACCACTGTAATTGGTGACACACGACATTACGGTAACGTGTGTGGCGATTAaacggcttttattacaaactgctaaatactgtaggcctatagaggaaaatatatcgtattatcgtaactccagtcatctcatacattgtaggtttattttccaaaaacaacaacgtgcgatctcaacaaaacaatcaaggatttctcgataccacatgcacagactacaagtcatcgcgttttttttctcatgcacaggtgaaggtcatttgaagaagacgtggtacaattttcattgttggctactgcttaggcctattacccagaatttgttaatataaatgggtgtagcctgtaggaagataccaaaaagtggggtgggtgggcatacgtataaaattaatatataaaccatcgatgctgctacaaagtacccccttccccgcttcctacaccagtgatgTATAAgcctatcaactgctgagcaagggtaataattaaaaaatacggaatattcaagaataaccacaaacattaaacagtttacatttatttcagtgtttcagttaattgggaataaattaatttgggtgattttagcatgggtccgttcaataggctaataaacattaaaactataagtctgtcccacagggaacaccttttttattactatgaaatttactacaagttatttatttctaagctgattgatttgtaaattgcacacaacattagtattgttttgttatttccaatacacttttacttttcttgttacgtcaaacaaaactgaaattaatagcaaaaaacactttttatagaatgatgggacagacttttttataatttcaaaatttgtCATGAAGAATATCGATAAcaacagccccaagttcagccagcaaacgtttgtctaacgttcgtgaactatttgattggttctcaacgtggccatttggtttattgtgaagcgcataaaccagtctagcggacgtttttccgctCCGTCTGGTTGAACGCAGCTGACATTTAaatagctaataataataataataatttttatttgaaataatgaaattgttttcacaatttttgtcttctttagtcttctttttcttctaggCATAGTTCAgactattttgaaaaaaaaaaattttgccCCGGGATTCTTTTTCGGCTATTTACGTTTTTTTCTCGTAAATGTACGACGTTAAAACTTTCGGCAATTTacggtggggttttttcccgtAACGCTGTACGTTTCAACTGTAATTTATCATGTGTTACGTTCGATGTGCAATTATAATACATGACCAAGAAACTGTATACAAACACTACCGAGGAACATCGAATTCGtacatgtttaatgttttaaaataaaagttagggttatacaagttttaaaaaaacaaacatacacaaaagggGCACCACGGCAGGTAATTAAAAGGGCACGGTTATTCATAGCCGTAAAGTAACTGGTATTTTTGAGGCATCACGGCAAAGGCACAAGGCAGTACGGCAAATGCTGTGGAGCCATCGTGAATTTCGAAGCCTGAAGTgtgctacaggtttgtagattaactaaacttagtggccatttttacgagttgaaactagggtctgcccctttaatgatgaaacaaaattgaaaacTTCCAGCATATCAGTAATTAACCCATTGTTTTTTGTACAGAACGACTATTGATAGCTCTTTGTGTACAGTTAATGTTCTCTTTCATCAAGAGCAGTAACTACAGTTATATGTCAAGTCttcttttaaatttgtattttcaatGAGTTTAAGAATCCAAGTTTTAACAgcactgtttataaaatattgcatgctgtaaaattaaaaatatttataaaaatatacttatAAGACAAcagatttgaaaacattaaacaaatttaacaacaGGTCTGTTTATAAAATTTTGCATGTTGTTAAATTAAGTACcggtattttatttaaaatattaaattgaataatacTACCACATGAATTTGAAGATATTTTAAAGGTTTAATAACTACACTAAACTAACTAACATCTGGCtttgtcaaagttcgagatgcacctaacttttgatagataAATGTGACTGTTTGTTGTAAAagcaattagtttcatctgggcaaaaaatgtatgcaatttttcatctagtaccactgtgtcaagtagccttgtgcttgaaacatgtatggggtacctgttaaaGTATAAGTACTAAATTTTGTGTAAAACTAGCAGTGTTGTAAAACATGGTTATATCAAAATTGAATCATGCAAGGcatcattttcttcagttaatagtTTGAGGAAGGGGTTGTATACAGATATTTATGGgacatagtttggttgatatattgcatatagtgttattaaatacaaacgttaacatggcccctatgggattttatttggtacagtacaacctataatatatttcatgttgtaAAATTCCTATAAAAATGCTATAATACtacaaaacaagttttaaaattgatatattttcCAGGTGGACGTATCTTCAAGTGTTCCTTCTGTCATAACTTCCTGTGTGAGGACGATCAGTTTGAACATCAAGCAAGTTGTCAGACTCTAGACTCGGAGACATAcaaatgtaaattgtaaaacCGTTTCTTCATGCTATCTCCCTCTTTTCATTACTtcttttgaattccatctcattttgTCCAGTCTGGCTCCTgcttctatctttcaacttcttttgaaGTCTGCTTCTACATGCCAGTCCTTGTTTCACCAACTGTGGTTTTCTAACaagtcaaaataaccatatgttagtaTTATAGCCATTTCATTGcctgttgggatgttcagaccaATCAATGGAATAGGAGAAAATGCATTTGGTGAAggtcttttaattttgctttcCAGTATCCATGAAGGTCAATTGATTCCAAATGGATCTATCAGTATGGAACATAATATCATTGTGGATTAGTCGGTTTTTGTAGTGTTATAAACCAGATTAGAATGTAAACAGTATACACATATAAAATGGATGTTGTATCTTTTCACAGGTCTTTCGTGCAACAGACTTGGCCAGTATACTTGTTTGAGATGTAAGGTAGGTTTACTTCCCTTTGCTAATATCGATAGTTGCCCAGTGGATTATTGTTTCCTTTTTAAAAGCTTGTTTTTATGATATAAACAAAAGACCATCATTAATTGGCTTTAGAACTGCAATATgtccaaacaaaaaccccaccagATTGCAGTTTATTGTGTAATAAGGGCATGTCATCCTTGAGAATATGTTCAGTGTCTGTTTTGCTACCATATAAACTCAAAATGACttagaaaatgtttatttatttttgaaagtagGTGGCTGTTTGTCAAAAATAGGCAGCGATATCTGCTTAATGCAGTGTTGTGTATACCTGTAAGCATGAAAAGCAGGTAGCTGTAGCAGACCTTAAACGTTGCTGGCTACGGCTTTTTAATGAAGATGACTTGGTATTCTCCAagctgaatttaaaaaaatggtggTTTACCTCATTCACTGTGATCATTTATGAAATAGCCCTTAGTTGAATACTGTTTgtactattttttgttttgttttgtagactTGCTATTGTGACGATCACGTGAAGAGAAAGGGTTTCAAATACGCCAAGGGCCAGGCAATCCCGTGTCCGAAGTGTTCGTATGATACAGTGGAAACTAAAGAACTGTCCATGTCAAGTATGCAACAGatttctttaaacatttttcaattttttttgtatcaaatTCCTTTGCATTCAATTAACTCGGTTTGCTGCtagaaacaagaaaaaagaaacctaCCCTAGTCCCTGccaatggcaatttttttttttttaaatttggatgGGTTTTAGTGAGTTTAATTATTAGTCTGATAGTGGGAGGACACTAGTTTTCATACATGATGGATAAATACTATTTAATTCAGATTTACCGGACACAATTATCTTGTTGCTTTAGccgtatttattattaaatagttataatattaaaaacatttaaatgccTATACCTCACTTGAGGTGCAGTGGGTTGCTGGATCAGTCATCATTGGTGGACTCGGGGTCTTCGCTGTCCAAACCAGTTGCATATAAGAAATCCCTCGCTGCTCTTTAGGATCCTATTTTGGGCAGAAGAGCTGGCacctgtgcccaagacaggcctGTGCTACAAAAGCCTGTTCTGAATGTgaacgttaaacactctgaccttgCATGCTCTTTAGGAGTAGCCTGCAtagtggcagtgggtttccaaGGCCGTGCAATGTACTATATTGTCTATGGGGGAAATGCACAAAAGAGATCCCTGCTTTGTAATTGTAGAAAGAGTACTGTGcatggtggcagcaggtttcctctcttactagtgataaccatgttagacaccaaatagccatattgTAACGTGTTGAAGTGTCATTgagcattcctttcctttcagaTTCCCCAAAATACCAATATGGTATCCAACAGTTGTATGTATTAACTTGTATTTACAGCGAGGAACTATACGTACGGTCGACAGGCCATGGATGATGAGGACTATGAAGGTTATGGTGCAGCAGGCTTTTCGGGGTTTTCATCTTACAATGGAAGCTATGGGGCTGGTACGTTGAGAAATTCTGTTATATTCCTTGTATACATGCAATCTTTATCTGAATGTGCTACAGCAGGCATGATTCATAATATCCGCTTATGGGCATGCACTACAGTAAGGTTCAAAATTAACTTTGTGTAATGGGAAGCAATCTCTGCTTCTTAAGCTATGGTCAGACTATCACGATGGAGTTGGCCAGctcgacagttgcgttgtacTTTccccccaactcccgacttacaacggtgcactcagattaaagggacattcctgagtttgctgcattgtaagatgtttccgactaataaaatatttctacgattaaacttacatattaaatgtattttcttgtttagaatatcagtgtctgtatattcaatgtgtttctggtcatcttaatatagtaagaagcccaaactggattctgtcttcaaataatttcgtacgtaagaaaaaattatattttaggggaaaaaaaaaatgaaatttaacctagtaaaatattagaacgatcagaaacacgttcaatatacagccattaatattttatgcagaaaaatatatttgttatgtaattacaatcgttaaaaaggctctgttagtcgagaagatattaaaagttgcagcaaactcaggaatgtccctttaacaactaaTGTGATGTAGAAGTAGTATACGACGAAAATAGAGTtctaagagtgctcagactaacaactggatAGTCATAGATGGCAAGTTGGTAGTCTGTGCCCAGCATTATATTTTAGTCTGGAAGCAAATACTAGAAATTGAGAATAAACAGTACTGATATAAACATTACTCTCACTTGTATGTAAATTGAAACTAatcttattatttaatttttttaacaatatctaATTTCATATTGGTCTCCAAATGTCGACATAATTGGCACTAATTACAGAATAGTTGTACAATGCTTTAAGATGATAAGCACATACTTGCCAACCCTACCGCTTCACGCGGTAGGATGCTGATTACTTTACTGTTCTACCGCCTACCGCATTTTAAAGCTttcagcaacaacaaaacaaaaaaaaagtaaaaaagaaagaaaatttaagCTTTAAATTGAGTTTGGTTTAAATCGATATCAAATAATGGTTAATCCAGCTTATTTCAGTAGGCCTAGCTACCTAAAATCACTCCGGCTAGTGAGTCGTGACTAGATCAAGAGTACATATAAACTAttgaccagaaacatattacTCTTGGCACCACTTGTAAAGTCACAGTGAAGTGATGGAGGGTCATCGTCTTGATTTCAAAAATCGCCCTCTCAAAAAACCCTCCCTCCACAAGCTCCCTACCACATTCTAATTCTCAAATGTTAGCAAGTATGTAagcatattgtgtattttgagtgACAATTACCTCATACCCCCCATCAATCCTTGTACATATAATAACCTCCATATAAAGGCTGTCTGTTCAAAAGTCATATGctgatttgtgtgtgtattgttttatttatctggCTCATTTTATGTGGGAAATATTTAAtatctctttaaaaaaacaaaagagaaactTTTTATTTGTAATTCCGATACAGTTGTGATTTTATTACCTATttatattggggttttttttttgtgtgtgtggtttttttttggggggggggaggaggtagtagatgttaatttatttcaaatgtaaTTAACGTAACAGTTGTAATttgctatttaaaaataaacgtgGTTTTTAGTTTTTACAACAAAACATAATGATGAATCTCAGTATAATTTtggattgttttatattttgtagatAAAGTCAAATTTcagtcaaattaaaatattttaaattttttatcgGCAGTAACATTTCCAGCTACATTGAGTATTTACAGATATCCaatacattttatgttatattttgttcacaATTCTTAAATACAGCACAATTCTGGTGGGTCTGTTGTAACATGATATCCTCTGTgattcatataaaaaatatgcaaAGACTTATGAAATGGTATTTTGTTCACTAGATGATTCTGATGATGAAGAttatgatgacgacgacgatgatgatgaagaagatgatgaggatGAGGAGAATGATGGTGATGGACAGGAGAAGAGTGAGATTGATAAAGTTGGTGATGGAGTCAAGAAGCTGGAAGTCAAGGATTAATAAAATGCCCATTGGACACTTCTTCTTGTTAAAGTTTTAATTGAATGTATTTATAAGATTTTTCCCCATGTTATGGATGGGAAAAATAATTTAGTAGAGCAACTACAGTATATCAGTAACCGTATATAAAAAACATGGTACTGATGTGTATTCAGGGAAATGGTGTTAGTCTGAAATGTAAGTCAgattcagaaaataatttaatacagcAACTACAATATATTGGTAACCGTATAAAGAAAAATGGTAGGCCCCTACTGTGTAATCAGGGAAACATTTTTTAGTCAGAAATGTATGTCAGATTCGGAAGTTGAGAAAAGTTGCTCTTCTCCAACAAAGTCATATACCATCAATGTcctaaatgaaaaaaacatgaaTAGGATACTtaaggaaggaatattttacattttgcagaaatttacagtatgtgaaatcAGATGCGTCCCAATCAGTGcacatgaaaaataaacaaaatcaaatgtGTCCCAATCAGTGCATATGAAAAATGAACAATCTGAATGTAAACtgaatccattctagtaaacaaaattgTAACCTCATTGAAGAAACCGGAAAATGTCTAAATACGTAAAATAATATTGACATGTTTTTGAACATCTCTTATTGGTCAGTTTGACACCGTATTTAAAGAATTAACTTTAAGAACTAATATTGTAAACTTATTTTGATAGGATGAAAGAGTGAAGCACATTTACTAAACCAAATCAGAAACTGGACAGGTTTATTTTCTttgattttaacaattcaatAGAATTAATGGAGGgaataccactgggctatgtcccgccctggAGGGAATGATGTTTTGTATTATACTGGGCGAGTCATGAACTTTGACAACTTTATTCAAGGATACAGGGGCATTATGCAGCCCAGTAGCAAATGCTTTCCTTGTGCGTAATAGATCTAGGATTGCTCCCCATCGTGACATGCATCTATCCACTAGCCGTCACATAGTGGCCTTGACCTAGAGCAGTTAGAGCTACCATACCTGCTTTACAAATAGTGAAATATTAAGTCAACGTTTGTTTTCACGGAATATCAGTGCCATGAGTAAAATGAGGCGATCTTGAATCTGcagatgtaaaatattttttgtcatgTGTGCACACAAATTGTGAAAAGCCCCCCCATTCCCAACAAAGCATAAACACTTATGTTGATATCTTTTAAAAGTGTTATGTTTCTCATTTGATACAGTATATTTGCCAGCAATAAAATTAATGCTTTCTGCATGATGCAACTTTAATGTGCTTGGATAAAACGGTAAAGTATCATTTGTATTGGGTAAAATCCCACCTTTTACCCAATTAGTAATAGATCGTGatttttgttaatgttaaagtttgttttgtttaataacaccactagagcacactgatttggcttttggaagtcaaacatttggtaattttgatagaggaaaccagctacatttttcctttagtagcaaaggatcttttatatgtaggcTTACCATCATATGCAGAATAGGATATACCTGTCAAGACGTcttggctggaatgaaaaatagtgcaatgggcACATCGACAGAGCTTGACCCTCGACCAACTGCACATACGgaaaacgctttaccactgggctacgtcctgccacttttattaaatgttatgcACACGGCCAgctctttaaaaaataatgtaatttggtGTAAACTTTGTAAGTTATATGATTTAAGAAAACATCTATAATTTGTCTCTGTGAAgtatgtacataataattataagtaaatttatttgttaaaaagtaATATGAAAATGTTAATTGGAATTGgagttttatttgtttagatgttatattttcttttattctttgcTATAGGCATATTATCATGTGGGAGGTCTGCAATAAAAAGatgctatttttattgttgtttatttgtagtGTATGAATTTTGCGATTTCACCTTGGTCTGTATTCTAAAAAATATAGTGTTGGGAAACTAGTTTCGGTGGGCTTAAGCATTCAGTTCTATAGTACCagtatatttgtgtttataaaCAGAAAGTTGTTATGCAAATGACTTCCTTTTAATTACTATTTCTACATTATAAATGGTCATTGAAGTTTGAACTGGCTATGTAGCATATACAGGCAGAATCGAAATTGGCCTGTTAAAGCCACTGATCCCAATTTCTAACCAGTATCAAATATTTGTTGCCATCATAACCTTTTCTGGGTTTGAATTTTACCTCGGCAATCGTTGCAACTGGTGTGTTCGCCATCTTTTGTCATTGTGCCCCAAAGATCGGACACTGTTGATGGCAAGAAAAATTATGTAGTGCCATATCTGGTTTGCCCTTCTCATACAATTCATGTTGTACAATATGATAAAAGGCATTCATATTCAACAAACTACATAGACAGGATTGAAAATTAACCCAAAAACCATGGTccccagcagggccagttgggAAAataaatcttactggccctcctcaaattcaactagctcTCCAATTATcacaatgaaatttaactgcacagactaaatgaaaactagaatgttttttgtttaataatagtgCTGACTGTATACAGTTCATTTGCGTCAAATGAAAACTAATGAATTGgcatttaacttcataatgaataaagttaaaatgcatataaaaacatgttattaagttttaaaccattaccaactttaaaaaaaagttgaaaaagaaatccagtataaataaaaatgttactttacaaagtaccattaaattatacatattaaatctcatttttaatacagagtgaaggcaaaatgctagaacagccatgGTATGctgcttgacttgcattgtctcaagtaaaagataatgcagtacaaagactAAAGGTAAAACTGCAcatgctttagtaaactagtctgcaAGTGGCAATCCTCTTTGTG
The sequence above is drawn from the Gigantopelta aegis isolate Gae_Host chromosome 6, Gae_host_genome, whole genome shotgun sequence genome and encodes:
- the LOC121374903 gene encoding zinc finger protein 330 homolog; the encoded protein is MPKKKTGARKKSEKQKERQREIRNAQFARPLADRPCNQLMECDQCKRQQKIRAFCYFCASLQRLPICANCGKQKCMLKTGDCCIKHPGQYTTGLGMVGAVCDFCEAWVCHGRKCLTTHACICPLQDAVCLECKRGVWEHGGRIFKCSFCHNFLCEDDQFEHQASCQTLDSETYKCLSCNRLGQYTCLRCKTCYCDDHVKRKGFKYAKGQAIPCPKCSYDTVETKELSMSTRNYTYGRQAMDDEDYEGYGAAGFSGFSSYNGSYGADDSDDEDYDDDDDDDEEDDEDEENDGDGQEKSEIDKVGDGVKKLEVKD